In a single window of the Heterodontus francisci isolate sHetFra1 chromosome 35, sHetFra1.hap1, whole genome shotgun sequence genome:
- the LOC137350463 gene encoding histone H2A-like encodes MSGRGKTGGKARSKAKSRSSRAGLQFPVGRVHRLLRKGNYAERVGAGAPVYLAAVLEYLTAEILELAGNAARDNKKTRIIPRHLQLAVRNDEELNKLLGGVTIAQGGVLPNIQAVLLPKKTSAQSSQKK; translated from the coding sequence atgtctggaagaggaaagaccggcgggaaagctcggtccaaggccaagtctcgctcctcccgggctggactgcagttcccggtgggccgtgttcacaggctcctgagaaagggcaactatgctgagcgtgtgggtgccggagctccGGTCTATCTGgccgctgtgctcgagtatctgaccgctgaaatcctcgagctggccggtaacgcggcccgggacaacaagaagacccgcattatcccaagacacctgcaactggccgtccgcaacgacgaggagctcaacaagctgctgggaggggtgaccatcgctcagggcggggtgctgccgaatatccaggccgtgctgctgcccaagaaaaccagcgctcagagctcccagaaaaagtaa